The following are from one region of the Dromaius novaehollandiae isolate bDroNov1 chromosome 26, bDroNov1.hap1, whole genome shotgun sequence genome:
- the SEMA4C gene encoding semaphorin-4C, which yields MAPRLLPALASLLLALVPAAATAVTGPASSWSAVPRKTVPYAELKDAAKRFSRGGVSHYLTLTLDEAEALLYVGAREALFALATGSVELKAAISWEAPVDKKAECIQKGKNNQTDCFNYVRFLQSYNSSHLYACGTYAFQPKCAYIELSGFTLDQVAFEDGKGKCPYDPTKGHTGLIVDGELYSATFNNFLGTEPVILRNLGPHYSMKTEYLTSWLNEPHFVASAYVQESAASSTGDDDKVYFFFSERAVEYDCYAEQVVARVARVCKGDVGGARTLQKKWTTFLKARLVCSAPEQQLHFNRLQAVFTLPGADWQDTAFFGVFQARWGDVDVSAICRYHILEVKKAFEGPYKEYREQAQKWGRYSDEVPSPRPGACITDWHRQNGFASSLELPDNTLNFAKKHPLMDEPILPHRGRPLLLKKDANFTQLVVDRVPGLDGTIYEVLFIGTGDGWVHKALNLGAHVHLVEELQVFEPAQPVESLVLAGRKKLLFAGSRFQVAQLPLADCSRYQSCTDCVLARDPYCAWSRNASLCVHAEGLNGSQLVQDVLSSDTRACTLPQVAKQGPVTPKNVTVVAGTDLVLTCRLGSNLAQALWTFEGRALAAEQALVLRDARLRALVVPAAGAQHSGTYRCFSEEQGARVSGEVYRVTVLAGAGLPLETRAPLESLGLVWVVAVCLGALCLVLALAVLSLWRRLREELGKGAKAIESTLVYPIELPKEPPSPRFAPSAASDSDEKLWDPASYYYSDGSLKIVPGHAAACRNGVPVPVAAAAVSPPSGIPGQPLHSPTRIHLGPLRGSSSNGYIRLALGADERPPCADLAEELRRKLQQRQALPDSNPEESSV from the exons AGCTGAAGGACGCGGCCAAGCGCTTCTCGCGGGGCGGCGTCTCCCACTACCTGACGCTGACGCTGGACGAGGCCGAGGCGCTGCTCTACGTGGGCGCCCGCGAGGCCCTCTTCGCCCTGGCCACCGGCTCCGTGGAGCTCAAGGCGGCG ATCTCCTGGGAGGCCCCGGTGGATAAGAAAGCCGAGTGCATCCAGAAGGGGAAAAACAACCAG ACCGACTGCTTCAACTACGTGCGCTTCCTGCAGAGCTACAACAGCTCCCACCTGTACGCCTGCGGCACCTACGCCTTCCAGCCCAAGTGCGCCTACATC GAGCTGTCCGGCTTCACCCTGGACCAAGTGGCTTTCGAGGACGGCAAGGGGAAGTGCCCGTACGACCCCACCAAGGGACACACGGGCCTCATCGTGG ACGGCGAGCTCTACTCGGCCACCTTCAACAACTTCCTGGGCACGGAGCCCGTCATCCTCCGCAACCTGGGGCCCCACTACTCCATGAAGACCGAGTACCTCACCTCCTGGCTGAACG AGCCCCACTTCGTGGCCTCGGCCTACGTGCAGGAGAGCGCGGCCAGCAGCACCGGCGACGACGACAAGGTCTACTTCTTCTTCAGCGAGCGGGCCGTGGAGTACGACTGCTACGCCGAGCAAGTGGTGGCCCGCGTGGCCCGGGTCTGCAAG GGGGACGTCGGCGGCGCCCGCACGCTGCAGAAGAAGTGGACGACCTTCCTCAAGGCCCGCCTGGTGTGCTCGGCGCCCGAGCAGCAGCTCCACTTCAACCGCCTCCAGGCCGTCTTCACCCTGCCCGGGGCCGACTGGCAGGACACCGCTTTCTTCGGGGTCTTCCAGGCCCGTTG GGGGGACGTGGACGTCTCGGCCATCTGCCGGTACCACATCCTGGAGGTGAAGAAAGCCTTCGAGGGGCCCTACAAGGAGTACCGGGAGCAGGCCCAGAAGTGGGGCCGGTACTCGGACGAGGTGCCGAGCCCCCGTCCCGGGGCG TGCATCACCGACTGGCACCGCCAGAACGGCTTCGCCAGCTCCTTGGAGCTGCCCGACAACACCCTCAACTTCGCCAAGAAGCACCCGCTGATGGACGAGCCCATCCTGCCCCACCGTGGGCGCCCGCTGCTGCTCAAGAAGGACGCCAACTTCACCCAGCTGGTGGTGGACAGGGTGCCCGGGCTGGACGGCACCATCTACGAGGTGCTCTTCATCGGCACAG GTGACGGGTGGGTGCACAAGGCGCTGAACCTGGGTGCTCACGTCCATCTCGTGGAGGAGCTGCAGGTCTTCGAGCCGGCGCAGCCCGTGGAGAGCTTGGTGCTGGCCGGCCGGAAG AAGCTGCTTTTCGCCGGCTCCCGTTTCCAGGTGGCCCAGCTGCCCCTGGCCGACTGCAGCCGCTACCAGTCGTGCACGGACTGCGTGCTGGCCCGCGACCCTTACTGCGCCTGGAGCCGCAACGCCAGCCTCTGCGTCCACGCCGAGGGCCTCAACGG GTCCCAGCTGGTCCAGGACGTGCTGAGCTCCGACACCCGCGCCTGCACACTGCCGCAGGTGGCCAAGCAAG GACCCGTCACCCCCAAGAACGTGACGGTGGTGGCCGGCACCGACCTGGTGCTGACGTGTCGCCTGGGCTCCAACCTGGCCCAGGCGCTGTGGACCTTCGAGGGCCGGGCGCTGGCGGCCGAGCAGGCGCTGGTGCTGCGCGACGCCCGCCTGCGAGCCCTGGTGGTGCCGGCCGCCGGCGCCCAGCacagcggcacctaccgctgcttCTCGGAGGAGCAGGGCGCCCGGGTGAGCGGCGAGGTCTACCGGGTGACGGTGCTGGCGGGCGCCGGGCTGCCGCTGGAGACGCGGGCGCCGCTGGAGAGCCTGGGGCTGGTGTGGGTGGTGGCCGTGTGCCTGGGCGCCCTGTGCCTGGTGCTGGCGCTGGCCGTGCTCTCGCTGTGGCGGCGGCTGCGCGAGGAGCTGGGCAAAGGCGCCAAGGCCATCGAGAGCACCCTCGTGTACCCCATCGAGCTGCCCAAGGAGCCGCCCAGCCCGCGCTTCGCCCCCAGCGCCGCCTCCGACTCGGACGAGAAGCTCTGGGACCCGGCGAGCTACTACTACTCGGACGGCTCGCTGAAAATCGTGCCGGGCCACGCCGCCGCCTGCCGCaacggcgtccccgtccccgtggccgccgccgccgtctcgCCGCCCAGCGGCATCCCCGGGCAGCCGCTGCACTCGCCCACCCGCATCCACCTGGGCCCCCTGCGCGGCTCCTCGTCCAACGGCTACATCCGGCTGGCGCTGGGTGCCGACGAGCGGCCGCCCTGCGCCGACCTGGCTGAGGAGCTGCGGCGCAAGCTGCAGCAGCGCCAGGCGCTGCCCGACTCCAACCCCGAGGAGTCGTCGGTCTGA
- the ANKRD39 gene encoding ankyrin repeat domain-containing protein 39, with translation MAGAGRPAGGPCCPSRVAVPSVHQNLQEMDFERGIWSAALDGDEPRVLQLLERRGEPSEPDLAGYTALHYASRNGHLGVCRLLLQRGARCNARTPGGATALHRASYCGHLAVARLLLAHGADPAIADDDGRTSLHKAAERGHRDLCALLLQHSPALAGARDAKGRRPCDVAEPGLRDLLDA, from the exons ATGGCGGGGGCGGGCCGGCCGGCGGGCGGGCCGTGCTGCCCGTCGCGGGTGGCGGTGCCCAGCGTCCACCAGAACCTGCAGGAGATGGACTTCgagcggg GGATCTGGTCGGCGGCGCTGGACGGGGACGAGCCGCgggtgctgcagctgctggagcggcgcggggagcccaGCGAGCCCGACCTGGCCGGGTACACGGCACTG CACTACGCCAGCCGCAACGGGCACCTGGGCGTCTgccggctgctgctgcagcgcgGGGCCCGCTGCAACGCCCGCACGCCCGGCGGCGCCACGGCCCTGCACCGCGCCAGCTACTGCGGCCACCTCGCCGTGGCCCGGCTGCTGCTGGCCCACGGCGCCGACCCCGCCATCGCCGACGACGACGGCCGCACCAGCCTGCACAAG GCGGCCGAGCGCGGCCACCGCGACCTctgcgccctgctgctgcagcacagcccggCGCTGGCGGGCGCCCGCGACGCCAAGGGCCGGCGGCCCTGCGACGTGGCCGAGCCCGGGCTCCGCGACCTGCTGGACGCGTGA